In Chthoniobacterales bacterium, one DNA window encodes the following:
- a CDS encoding N-acetylmuramoyl-L-alanine amidase, with the protein MEPSTVRQEAGAVQVICLAVPAAHAPSSFRRVLRANPRNPLRRAALVPTLSPRMCRRCPGLPAILLSILLVRFAAAAPATTAPANTWHIVKMDQRNYVPVADVARFYRMVRLTADAKKFRITSVNRVIEGTAGTSEVRINGVKYVTCFPLRTRGDTVYLSAMDVTKIIEPLMRPGKIKGVDPIRTIVLDAGHGGHDSGAVGRYGREKDYTLDVVLRARALLLQAGFQVKMTRARDVFIPLEERAAFANKQKGALFVSVHFNKSNSGGTGIETYALAPRGVPSMDEASLRYSDFRQNPGNARDGENIALAAAIHSNMVRYLPLPDRGIKRARFVVIKNITIPGVLIEGGFVDNPLDSRYIALPAYRQRIAQAIVEAAKAYTRTITGAAPQPSAVITVGPDPNAPAQPTPTPAPPEPLTLEQTLDEADKAQTGKAAATPGPTAMPASTRPPYRPSGSPANDAKPAFNPGNPAFGRLPAPFDHWSVPPTPVPFTTVNPAAPADISPPAPRPDAEKPSAAKDTKDDPKAKPAADESTEP; encoded by the coding sequence ATGGAACCGAGCACTGTGCGGCAGGAAGCCGGGGCCGTGCAAGTGATCTGTCTGGCCGTTCCTGCCGCCCACGCCCCGTCCTCCTTCCGCCGAGTCCTCCGCGCAAACCCCAGAAACCCCTTGCGCCGCGCCGCCCTCGTTCCCACCTTGTCACCCCGCATGTGCCGTCGTTGTCCAGGGCTCCCCGCCATTCTGCTGTCCATCCTGCTCGTCCGCTTTGCCGCGGCCGCGCCGGCGACCACTGCGCCCGCGAATACCTGGCACATCGTGAAGATGGACCAGCGGAACTACGTCCCCGTCGCCGACGTCGCCCGCTTCTACCGCATGGTCCGGCTCACGGCCGACGCCAAGAAATTCCGCATCACCTCCGTCAACCGCGTCATCGAGGGCACGGCCGGCACCAGCGAAGTCCGCATCAACGGCGTCAAATACGTCACCTGCTTCCCGCTGCGCACCCGCGGCGACACCGTCTACCTCTCCGCGATGGACGTCACCAAGATCATCGAGCCGCTCATGCGCCCCGGCAAGATCAAGGGCGTGGATCCCATCCGCACCATCGTGCTCGACGCCGGCCACGGCGGCCACGACAGCGGCGCCGTCGGCCGCTACGGCCGCGAGAAGGATTACACCCTCGATGTCGTCCTCCGCGCCCGCGCCCTGCTGCTCCAGGCCGGCTTTCAGGTGAAAATGACCCGCGCCCGCGACGTCTTCATCCCGCTCGAGGAACGCGCCGCCTTCGCCAACAAACAAAAGGGCGCCCTCTTCGTCAGCGTCCACTTCAACAAGAGCAACTCCGGCGGCACCGGCATCGAGACCTACGCGCTCGCCCCCCGCGGCGTCCCCTCGATGGACGAGGCCAGCCTGCGCTACAGCGACTTCCGGCAAAACCCCGGCAACGCCCGCGACGGGGAAAACATCGCCCTCGCCGCCGCCATCCATTCGAACATGGTCCGCTACCTCCCGCTGCCCGACCGCGGCATCAAGCGTGCCCGCTTCGTCGTCATCAAGAACATCACCATTCCCGGCGTCCTCATCGAAGGCGGCTTCGTCGACAACCCCCTCGACTCCCGCTACATCGCGCTGCCCGCCTACCGCCAGCGCATTGCCCAGGCCATCGTCGAGGCCGCCAAGGCCTACACCCGCACCATCACCGGCGCCGCTCCCCAGCCCAGCGCCGTCATCACCGTCGGTCCCGACCCGAACGCCCCCGCCCAGCCCACTCCCACGCCAGCCCCGCCCGAGCCACTCACCCTCGAGCAGACCCTCGACGAAGCCGACAAGGCCCAGACCGGGAAAGCCGCGGCAACGCCCGGCCCCACCGCCATGCCGGCCTCGACGCGCCCGCCCTACCGTCCCAGCGGCAGCCCCGCCAACGACGCAAAGCCCGCCTTCAACCCCGGCAATCCCGCCTTCGGCCGCCTTCCGGCCCCCTTCGACCACTGGAGCGTCCCGCCCACGCCAGTCCCGTTCACCACGGTCAATCCCGCCGCTCCCGCCGACATCTCGCCACCCGCCCCGCGACCGGACGCCGAAAAGCCCTCCGCCGCGAAAGACACGAAGGACGACCCCAAAGCCAAACCGGCCGCGGATGAATCCACGGAACCCTAG